ATTCTGTGATGTTCACGTCTGCTCCGTGATGTTTTTCTGAGATATTCAGTGTGTTCCGTTTTTCCGTGGGCGGAGCAGTGAGCAGGCCGAGAGCATGTGAATCGTGGTCGAAGCAGGCAAAGCCCACAAAAAAAATAAAAAAAAATTACTCGGTATGAGCGCAGTAATGCCCTGCAATGAACTCGCGGATCAGGTGCGCCGCAACAACAGCGGTCTGGCCGGAATCGTTTGGCAGAACCTCAACATAATCAAAACCAACCGCATTCTTCGAAAAGCGTCTGATCACTGACCGCACATCCGCAGGCGTCAGCCCGAACGGCTCGGGCGTTCCAAGGCCGGGCGTCATACAGCAATCGATAGCATCCGCATCAATTGAAAGATACACCGAATCCTCGCCGATCATCTGCTCGACCTCATCCAGAACCGACCGCATTCCGCGTTCGAGCACATCGTCAGTCGTGTAGAGATGAAACCTCTCGCGTGCCTCGGCAAACTCATCCCGTGTTCCGCTGCGCGAACCAATGATCACAATGTTTTCCACGCTCTCAGAAACACGCGCCGTAACACAGTCATGATTAAACCGGGACCCCCGGAACTCCTCAAGCATATCCAGATGCGCATCGCAGACAACATACCATTTCGGCGCAACCGCCCGCACCGCGCCAATAGTTATCGAATGCTCGCCGCCGATCATAACCGGAATCTTCTCATCCTTCAGCAGATCGCAGACTGCATCCTCAACCTGCCCGGAGACAAGATCCGGAACACAGTCACAGTACATATCGCCCATATCATGGAACAAAATCTCCGGCATCTCAATGTCATAGAACGGCAGATAAGTCTCAACATTGTATGATGCAGCTCTGATTGCAGCCGGTGCATCACGCGCTCCGGCTTTAAACGTCGTAGTTGCATCAAACGGAACGCCAAATATCACATACTGGGCGTCCTGATACGTACTGTCTGCATCTGCGAAAAGAGTGTTGGAAAAAGACTGCATGGGTGTATTGTGCAGTCTTAGAGGTCAAGCTTACGCTTGCCGAGGGATTCGATGTAAGGAACTTCCTGGGCTGGCTGGAAGGTTGCGACAATATCCTCGTCAACAACAAGTTCGAAGTTGTTGAAGTCTTTCATATCCATGAATGTAACAACATTTCCTGCGATCGTCAGAATCTGACCGGTCTTGCGCTCCACAATTGGTGCGTAAACGGTCGAAGATGTCGGGGAAACGACCGAGCGTTTCTGTCCGTCAAAGAGACCGACAACATCAAGTCTTGCTTTTGCTGCTCCATGCTTTCCCGGCTTGGAGATAGAGATGCTCTGAATTTTGCACGGCTCGTCGTCAACAACGACATAGCGGCCTTCCTTGAGCTTACCAACTTCTGTCTGTTCCTTCATAATTAACTCTGACTAATTATGTGAAGTAATTGCTTATGAGTGTTCCGACAGTGATTTTTGGAAAGCTGATACTCATGCTCGTTGGTCGTGTCTGGAGGAAACGCGAATAACGCGAATCGCATGCCTTCCACACGCCGTCCCGTCGTGTTTAGCTCCTCCTTTCAGGAGTCGCTTCGACATGCTCACCGCTTCGCACGCCGTTCCGTCGTGCTCACTGCTTCGCAGCTTCGCGGAATAAAAAAATCGCCAATGGCGATTTTTCAAAGGATAAGGAAATATTCAGTGTCTTTCTGAATGAGTAAATGTATCTAAAAAGAGTAATATTTTCTAAAAATCGCCTTTGGCTATTTTTTATTCGCGCTATTCGCGTTTCAGATACCTGTTTCACCCACCGCTGATTTCATGAGGATGCCGCACTAATACCAATATATCTATGGTAACGCCGTTTCAGTTTCTCTCCGCATGCGATGAAGTGGGAACAATCATGTCAAAAGAGCTTGCTCCGTTGATTGGGACTGCCTACGGCGGTGAAGAACTCTGCATTGGCGCTGACAACACGCCGACCGAGCGCATTGATCGGGTGGCAGAGGATATTGTGTTCACGCACTTTCGGGAGAAGAAGATCTGCCGCTCGCTTCTTTCCGAGGAGGCGGGGATGGTGGATATTGGCGGGGAGTCCGGGATTGCATATCTTGATCCGGTTGACGGAACCTTCAACGCAGTTGCCGGCATCCCGTTTTATGCTCTCTCGATCGGTTTATCAGACGGCGAAAAAATGGTCGCAGGGTATGTGAAAAATCTCTCGAACGGCGAGCGGTTTACGGCAATCCGCGGGGAAGGGGCATTTCTGAACGGGGAGCCGATTCAGGTTTCAACCGAGATTATGCTGGATCATTCAGCAATGAGTGTGTATGCGAAAAAGTTTGATATGACCAGAATGATGCAGCTTGGTCACAAGATTCGGCGCTGGAGGCTGCTTGGAGCGTCTGCTCTTGAGCTGTGTTATGTTGCCTGCGGCAGGCTGGACGGGTTTGTGGATATGCGCAACACGCTTCGGGTGACTGATGCTGCGGCAGGTATTTTGATCTGTCAGGAGGCCGGCGGCCGTGTTTCTCTGCCGGACGGCAGTCCAGTGGTGTTTGCTGATAATGTTGTTTCAGGAACCTGTCTTGTTGCGACGAACCGCGTGATTCACCGAAAAGTGATTGAGTATCTGAGGTCATGATGAAGGTCTGTGTTGTTTCCAGGGTTGATCTGAAGGAGCCTATCGAAAATGCCCAGTCGCTTGGGTGGATGCTGCTTGAGAACGGGCACGAGGTGGTGTATGAGGATTCGGTTGCGTCAGAACTTGGGTACGAGGGGGTGTCTCTTTCTTCGCCTGATTTTTCTGCGGATCTGATTGTGGTGCTTGGCGGTGATGGGAGTGTGCTTCGTGCGGTCAGGATGCTTTCCCGGCAGGTTCCTGTTGTTGGGGTGAATCAGGGACGGGTTGGTTTTCTTACGGATCTGGAGCGGGAGCATGCGTGCGGTGTTCTTTCAACGCTTGAGCTGCCGCTTGCTGTTGAGCCACGGATGCGGCTTTCTATTGAGCAGGATGGGAAGCTGCTTGGTTCTGCGCTGAATGAGGCTGTTGTGGTGACGTCGCGGCCTGCGAAGATGCTTCAGTTTGCGACGTTTGTTGATGGTAATAAGATTGGGGAGTTCCGTGCGGACGGTTTGATTCTTGGGACGCCTACCGGTTCAACTGCATATGCGATGAGTGCGGGCGGCCCTATTGTGGATCCTTTGATTGAGGCGTTTGTGCTGGTGCCGCTTGCTCCGTATATGTTGTCTTCGCGTCCGTATCTGATCTCTTCGCAGAGTGAGATTACTGTGCAGCTTGTGAGTAGTAAGCCTGCGCAGCTGGTTCTTGACGGGCAGATGCAGTTTGATTTAGGTGAGGAGGCGACGCTTGTGGTGCGCAAGTCTCTTGAGCCAGCGCTGTTTCTGAATGTTGGGCGGAGTTTTTTTGGGAAGGTTGAGCAGAAGCTCCGCCTTCTCTGATTTTTTTGTTGGGGTCGTGTTCATAAATTCGTATGGGGTTTATTGTGGGTGCTCGCTCGTTTTTTTTGTCCTTGGTTTTGCTCGAAAAAAAACGCGAATGGCACGAATAAAAAAATCACCAATGGTGATTTTTCAAAAAAAACTATCTGTATTTTTTTGAACGGATGGGTATGTTTTGGCATGAATGATTTTAATAAATCTTCAAAAATCGCCATTGGCGATTTTTATTCGCGTTATTCGCGTTTTATATTTCCACTTCTCTCACCACAGAAAAATGAGGAATGATTATATAACAGTCCCGCATATGTTCATGCATGGAAGGTATGAAATCAAACCCGAATTTTGCAGCGATTTCTGCTGTTCTCAAGGATAATCTGGATCTTATCGGTTCACCTGTCGCGGTCAGGGTCGCAACCTCGCCTGATCAGGTTCCTGCGGGCATTCAGGAAATTGAGGAAACCGTCCGTCACTGCCGGATGATCTCTCTTGCCCGTGAGGGCCAAGTGTTCTATGCAACTGATGCCAAGCATCAGTGCGGCGGCGGCGCATGGGCGCTTGGATTCCGCGCAAAAAGCGAGTCTCTGAGAACCGGCGAGCATTACTACAAACTCGGCAAGTACGAATCCATCTCTTCGAGCCGCAGAACCATGGATAGTGTTCCAAATCTTCCGCAGGAAACCTATGCAACCATCTATGCTCCGCTGGAAAAAGCTGAGTTTGCTCCAAGTGTTGTGCTGATCTTTGCAAAACCAAAAGCAATGCTCAAACTTGCCCAGACCGTACTTTTCCGACTTGGCGGCAGAATCTATCCACAGTTCTCCGGTATCCAGTCGGTCTGTTCCGACGCAACTGCGTATCCGCTTCTCAGCGGAAAGCCCAACTTCTCTCTTGGATGCGACGGCTCGCGAAAGTTCTCGGGCATCGCTGATGAGGAGATGGTTGTCGGGCTTCCGGTGGAAATTCTTACAGAAATTGCTGAGAGTCTTGCGACTGTGGTGAACGCCGCAGGCTCGAAAAAATAATTTTTTTCCATTCATCCTCTTTCCACAGATAATTTTACCAGACTATTTTCCCCTTCAGTACAAAAAAATTTCATGAAGCCAACCTTTGAAAATCCAATCTGCTTTTGGTACTATCTCAATCTCTATTCATTCTGGCGATGATATACCTTTGCGGCAGTTCTGCCGTGTAGATCGTTTCACCAAGGACCATTGTCATCCAATACCTCCTCTCATCAAAGCAAAAAAATTCCTAAAAAAGATAAATACAAATATTTTTTTTTTATTTGCGGCATCTTCATCTGCCGCAAAAAACTCAGACGCCGCGCTTCATTGAATACACTTCATACACCATCATCAGCGCAAGAATCACCACACCTGCAACAAAGAATACCAGTACTGCATCATGCACCCAGAGCGGTATCGCAGAGTTAGCCGCATCAGTCATCACCTCTGTTGGCGACGCCGCAAGCAGAGTCGGCTGACCTACCTCAATGAAACCATTGCCGCTCTTGAGCGCCAGAGGCATTGTTTTGTCCGGCGTAGGCTGAAGAAACTCCAGCAGTGTTGACGGAATTGCAAGTCCCAGGGCACAGATAATTGCCAGTGCTCCTGCGGCAACACCATAACGTTCCACAATTCCGCGGACATCCACCTTCTTCTTCGGTGCAAGAATCACCACCTGGTCCTTCACCGCATAGATCTTCATCTCGCGGCCCTTTGCACTCCAGCGGGTATCCGTAACCTCAATCAGGCCTGCCGCCAGCATATTTTCCAGATGATACTTCACGGTCGTCAGGGGAAGGCCGCTTCGCTCTGCTAAAGCAGTTGCGCTCAGAGGGCAATCGGAAAGGGCATTGAACAGATCTGCCGAAGTCGGGGAAGACATTGCCTTCGCAATCTTTTGTGCCTCAGACGACCCCTGCTCAACAACCACAACATTCTCGTCTGTCACCGTTATCACGACTCGTATAGACTTACCACAAGATTGGACGCAAAATTATAAAACCTTCTGGTAAACTTCGAATACATTGGTAGTCAAGAAAAACTTCTGGGATTGGTCGCATTTCAGCCCGCGGAAAACACGGAACGCATGCCTTCGGCCTGCTTACTGCTTCGCAGGAGCACACGGAAATACGCACGGAAAAACATCACGGAAATGAATTTTTTTAAGATTCTGTGATGTTCACGTCTGCTCCGTGATGTTTTTTTCTGTGAAATTTCTGTGTGTTCTGATTTTCCGTGGGAGGCAGAACTCAGGAGCCATCACTGAAAAATCAAAAAAAAGTTATCTGGTGGTCACAATGGGCCCATCTTCAGACACAATAATCGTGTGCTCAAACTGAGCAACAAAACTCCCAGGCACATCCGAAAGGCAGTGATACACATACATATTCCCCTGTCTCAGAAGCGTTGGAAGTGCAAGCTCCGCCTTTGGCACATTCAGCCATCTGCGGGAAAACGGCAGGCCGTTCATAACCTCTGCACGCTTCATAATCTTTCGTGCGGTTGGCGACCGCACGGGCCCGTCTGCTACAACCTGATAAATCTCCGCACGCGGCGTCTCATGCACCATGCCGGTCCCGGTCGTTGCGAAGGGCTCAATTGCCACAACATTATCCTCGCGCAGAACTGCTGACCCAAACATGCCGGTGTTTGGAATTGAGGGGCCGTGATGCAGATCATATCTGGCCACACCGTGACCGGTCAGATTCAGAATCGGCTTGAATCCATAGGAAGTAATCGCCGCCTCAACTGCCGCGCCAATCTCGCTCACCACAACCTCAGGCCTCACAACACCAATGGCCGCCTCAAGCGCTGCCTGCGCAGCCTCGCACAGTTTCCCGTAATCGCCGCCGAGATCCACTGTAACCGCAGTATCTGCAATATATCCGTCGATGTGGGTACCAATATCCAGTTTCACCAGATCGCCTTCCACGAAGGTTCGCTCATCAACCGGCGACGGCGAGTCATGGGCCGCAACCTCGTTTAAAGAAATATTTGGCGGAAACGACAGCATTGCGCCCGCTGACTCGATTTGTTCAACAACCATATCAAAAATATCGCCCATCAGAACCCCGGGTTTTATCTCTGCTGCACAACTGTGCAGCACCTGCTTTGCAACTTTCCCTGCTTCCAGATAGTTGTCCAGCTCGGCATCATTCATACTATCAATTGTTTCTCGAAGTTAGTAAACCTGTCAAATCCGTTTTCCGTAACAACACCCATATCCTCAAGCCGGACGCCTCCTACTCCTGGGTAGTAGAGGCCTGGTTCAAGGGTTACAACGTTGCCGGGTTCCAGTATGCCGCCTGACATCGACAGCGACGGGCCTTCATGAATCTCAAGACCCACGCCGTGTCCGAGGCTGTGGATGAATCCTGACGAGCCTGCGGTTACATACCCATTTTCTGCAAAAAAGTCCACCACTGCATTGTGTACTTCTGCTCCTGAAATACCGGGACGAATCATCTCCGCCGCCAGTTCCTTTGCCTCGTGCACGGCAGCATACATCTGTATGATCTCTTCGCGCGGCGCGCCTTTTGAGATGGTTCTGGTCATGTCGGCAAAGTATCCGTTTACCAGACTGCGGGGAAACACATCCATAACAATCGGCTGGTTTGCATACAGCTGCCCTGTTCCAAGACAGTGCGGCATTGCGGTGTCGGTTCCGCACGAGATGATGGTGTCGCGCTCCTCGCACTTCCAGGGGCGAAGGGCTGCTGCAATAACGTCTCTGACCCGCTCTGAGGTCACGGGTTCATCTTCAAAGATCAAAGCGCCGTCCACGCGGGTCTCGGAATTTCTGATCATGTCCACTGCGCAGCGGGTGGCTTCCTCGTTTCTTTTCTGCACCTCTCGTATCAGTGCGATCTCGTCCGCAGACTTCACGGCACGCATCAAAGCAACTGTTCCCCGGTCAACTGTAACGTCAGCGACGGTCATCAGCGTTTGGGCGAAACCTACCGGCATGGATTGCGGGACAAGGAGTTTTGTTCCGGCAAAATTTTTGATCATGTGGGCGGTTGCCGTCTCTATATTCTGGTACTCCTGTATGAGATCCGGGAGTCCTGCCGCGCTCCTTGTTACCACGTTGCATGTTGTCTCTCTGCGCGCACGCAGTTCCTCCATCGATGAAACAATTACTGTTCCCTCTCCTTCTTTCGGATAAATGTAGATGTAGGGGTCGGATGTCAAAAATCCCGCTAAATATCGCATATCTGCATTTGCTGACGAGTCGTAGACAACGTATGCGTCACAGTTTTTTTCGGTTAGGGCATCTGCCAGATCTCTCATAGTTCATCTACAGTTCTGTCGTAGAGAGATGTAGTATTTATTGCTCGGACACAGATGTACATACTAATGGACGATAAGGAACAGATGGTGTTTAAGGGGAAATTTACTATCCTCGTTGTTCTCCTCAACATCATCATCTTCTCCGCTGCTGTTGCTATCTGCGTGTGGGCAATACTTGATGACAGTTACTGGTTCAAACTGCCGGTTGTTGTCGCTGCTGTTCTCATTTGCGCTGCATCTGTTCTGATTTTTGTTCCCCGCTACAAGGCAACCAAGGCATGGCTGCAGGTTCACGGGACAACGAAAGAGGAACGGCTCGCCCTCGCAAAGAAAGAGGACGACGAGTATCGTGCCCGTATTCGCGCAGAGCTGGAGGCCGAGATGCGAGAGGAAGAGAACAAAGATAAAGAGGGTCTTTAAACTATGCTGAGCAAAATCAAAGGAGAAGTGGAGCTGCTTGAGCGTCATCTGTCGGTTATGCGTGTTGTTGCACGAAATGGCCCGATTGGGATTATGAAACTGACTGAGGAACTTAGCCAGCCCCAGCACCGGATTCGCTATTCTCTGCGGGTTCTTGAACAGATGCAGTACATCAAGGCGACTCCTTCGGGTGCTGTTGCAACGCCGAAGGCCTATGAGATGCTTGAACATTTTGATGAGGAGCTCGAGGTTCTGATCCGGCAGCTTGCTGCTCTTCATCAGGACAAAACCATCTCCAAATCATAATCTTTAATACAATGGGTTACCTATGTATTTAGGCAAGACACGTGAGAAATACTCTCGAAACGTGTTCGA
This is a stretch of genomic DNA from Methanorbis furvi. It encodes these proteins:
- the speB gene encoding agmatinase, producing MQSFSNTLFADADSTYQDAQYVIFGVPFDATTTFKAGARDAPAAIRAASYNVETYLPFYDIEMPEILFHDMGDMYCDCVPDLVSGQVEDAVCDLLKDEKIPVMIGGEHSITIGAVRAVAPKWYVVCDAHLDMLEEFRGSRFNHDCVTARVSESVENIVIIGSRSGTRDEFAEARERFHLYTTDDVLERGMRSVLDEVEQMIGEDSVYLSIDADAIDCCMTPGLGTPEPFGLTPADVRSVIRRFSKNAVGFDYVEVLPNDSGQTAVVAAHLIREFIAGHYCAHTE
- a CDS encoding translation initiation factor IF-5A → MKEQTEVGKLKEGRYVVVDDEPCKIQSISISKPGKHGAAKARLDVVGLFDGQKRSVVSPTSSTVYAPIVERKTGQILTIAGNVVTFMDMKDFNNFELVVDEDIVATFQPAQEVPYIESLGKRKLDL
- a CDS encoding bifunctional fructose-bisphosphatase/inositol-phosphate phosphatase translates to MVTPFQFLSACDEVGTIMSKELAPLIGTAYGGEELCIGADNTPTERIDRVAEDIVFTHFREKKICRSLLSEEAGMVDIGGESGIAYLDPVDGTFNAVAGIPFYALSIGLSDGEKMVAGYVKNLSNGERFTAIRGEGAFLNGEPIQVSTEIMLDHSAMSVYAKKFDMTRMMQLGHKIRRWRLLGASALELCYVACGRLDGFVDMRNTLRVTDAAAGILICQEAGGRVSLPDGSPVVFADNVVSGTCLVATNRVIHRKVIEYLRS
- a CDS encoding NAD(+)/NADH kinase — encoded protein: MKVCVVSRVDLKEPIENAQSLGWMLLENGHEVVYEDSVASELGYEGVSLSSPDFSADLIVVLGGDGSVLRAVRMLSRQVPVVGVNQGRVGFLTDLEREHACGVLSTLELPLAVEPRMRLSIEQDGKLLGSALNEAVVVTSRPAKMLQFATFVDGNKIGEFRADGLILGTPTGSTAYAMSAGGPIVDPLIEAFVLVPLAPYMLSSRPYLISSQSEITVQLVSSKPAQLVLDGQMQFDLGEEATLVVRKSLEPALFLNVGRSFFGKVEQKLRLL
- a CDS encoding DUF169 domain-containing protein codes for the protein MEGMKSNPNFAAISAVLKDNLDLIGSPVAVRVATSPDQVPAGIQEIEETVRHCRMISLAREGQVFYATDAKHQCGGGAWALGFRAKSESLRTGEHYYKLGKYESISSSRRTMDSVPNLPQETYATIYAPLEKAEFAPSVVLIFAKPKAMLKLAQTVLFRLGGRIYPQFSGIQSVCSDATAYPLLSGKPNFSLGCDGSRKFSGIADEEMVVGLPVEILTEIAESLATVVNAAGSKK
- a CDS encoding helix-turn-helix domain-containing protein, which produces MTDENVVVVEQGSSEAQKIAKAMSSPTSADLFNALSDCPLSATALAERSGLPLTTVKYHLENMLAAGLIEVTDTRWSAKGREMKIYAVKDQVVILAPKKKVDVRGIVERYGVAAGALAIICALGLAIPSTLLEFLQPTPDKTMPLALKSGNGFIEVGQPTLLAASPTEVMTDAANSAIPLWVHDAVLVFFVAGVVILALMMVYEVYSMKRGV
- the map gene encoding type II methionyl aminopeptidase, which encodes MNDAELDNYLEAGKVAKQVLHSCAAEIKPGVLMGDIFDMVVEQIESAGAMLSFPPNISLNEVAAHDSPSPVDERTFVEGDLVKLDIGTHIDGYIADTAVTVDLGGDYGKLCEAAQAALEAAIGVVRPEVVVSEIGAAVEAAITSYGFKPILNLTGHGVARYDLHHGPSIPNTGMFGSAVLREDNVVAIEPFATTGTGMVHETPRAEIYQVVADGPVRSPTARKIMKRAEVMNGLPFSRRWLNVPKAELALPTLLRQGNMYVYHCLSDVPGSFVAQFEHTIIVSEDGPIVTTR
- a CDS encoding Xaa-Pro peptidase family protein — translated: MRDLADALTEKNCDAYVVYDSSANADMRYLAGFLTSDPYIYIYPKEGEGTVIVSSMEELRARRETTCNVVTRSAAGLPDLIQEYQNIETATAHMIKNFAGTKLLVPQSMPVGFAQTLMTVADVTVDRGTVALMRAVKSADEIALIREVQKRNEEATRCAVDMIRNSETRVDGALIFEDEPVTSERVRDVIAAALRPWKCEERDTIISCGTDTAMPHCLGTGQLYANQPIVMDVFPRSLVNGYFADMTRTISKGAPREEIIQMYAAVHEAKELAAEMIRPGISGAEVHNAVVDFFAENGYVTAGSSGFIHSLGHGVGLEIHEGPSLSMSGGILEPGNVVTLEPGLYYPGVGGVRLEDMGVVTENGFDRFTNFEKQLIV